The following proteins come from a genomic window of Polyangiaceae bacterium:
- a CDS encoding DUF4159 domain-containing protein produces the protein MSLSRRHALALLATSLVTARKASAFGQAGAFSPRLLTTGAKALTAPRDTAPERWAWELVRRTSAPARLNDKSVAADSPELFREPFVLWAGSGDFPSLSAPEKRGLERFIKLGGVIVVDDSDPGGGAFGKAAKRELARVLPATPPIKLDASHVIYKTYYIIDRPVGRVLGPPALSAIVRGNTAQVIFLQHDLLGALARTRGGSWSLAVEPGGNVQREHAVRLAVNLAMYVLCSDYKDDQVHAPWLMRRRARRRP, from the coding sequence GTGAGCCTCAGTCGTCGTCATGCGCTCGCCTTGCTCGCCACCTCGCTGGTGACCGCAAGGAAGGCGAGCGCGTTCGGACAAGCGGGGGCGTTCTCGCCCCGGCTGCTCACCACCGGAGCCAAGGCGCTCACCGCCCCGCGCGACACCGCGCCGGAGCGGTGGGCTTGGGAGCTCGTGCGGCGCACCAGCGCGCCCGCGCGGCTGAACGACAAGTCCGTCGCGGCCGACAGTCCGGAGCTGTTCCGCGAGCCCTTCGTGCTGTGGGCCGGCAGCGGAGATTTCCCGTCCCTCAGCGCTCCGGAGAAGCGCGGCCTCGAGCGCTTCATCAAGCTGGGGGGCGTGATCGTGGTGGACGACTCCGACCCTGGCGGCGGGGCGTTCGGCAAGGCGGCGAAGCGGGAGCTCGCCCGGGTGCTACCCGCGACGCCGCCCATCAAGCTCGACGCCTCCCACGTCATCTACAAGACCTACTACATCATTGACCGGCCCGTGGGGCGCGTCCTCGGCCCGCCCGCGCTCTCGGCCATCGTGCGGGGCAACACCGCGCAGGTGATCTTCTTGCAGCACGATCTGCTCGGCGCCTTGGCGCGCACTCGTGGCGGTTCCTGGTCCCTCGCGGTGGAGCCCGGCGGCAACGTGCAGCGCGAGCATGCCGTGCGCCTCGCGGTGAACCTCGCGATGTACGTGC